The DNA region ATAATGGAGAAAGTTCGTAAAGGCAAGGGGTTATCTGACGAACACAAGGCCATCATGCGTGAATACGACGTGCCGGAATGGTATATGGATTCATGTGAAAAAATCAAATACATGTTCCCGAAAGCCCATGCCGCTGCCTATGTATTGAATGCCATGCGGGTAGCTTGGTTTAAAGTGAAACATCCAATTTGGTACTACTGTGCTTACTTATCAGTACGGGCGAGTGACTTTGACCTTGTATCCATGTCGAACGGGAAAGAATCGACTAAGGCCAAAATTAACGAAATCAATGCCAAAGGAATGGAAGCTTCGACTAAAGAAAAACAATTGTTAACAGTCCTTGAGATTGTAAACGAGATGTGGGAACGTGGCTTTACCTTAAAAATGGTTGATATCAATAAATCTCATGCAACTGAATTTATTATTGAAGAGGACAATACTTTGATTGCACCTTTTAGAGCCATTGACGGTTTGGGTACAAACGTGGCCAAATCTATTGTTGCAGCACGTGAGGAATCACCGTTCTTATCCAAAGAAGACTTACAAACTCGTGGTAAAGTGTCTAAATCATTGATTGAATACATGACCGAGAATCATGTATTAGATGGTTTACCAGACCAAAACCAATTATCACTATTTGATTTTTAAAAGCGCAAAACAGGATTACCTATCATCTTGAAAGGTAATCCTATTTTTTTGAGCATTATTTTTTGTTGTATCTATCAGGTTATGTTAACATAATATTGTATGCATCATTTTTAAGTGAATCCGTTCGCTTAACCGCAATACTCGCAACAAATCACACGCCAGTGTTATGTTTATTTGTTGCTTTTTTCAATTTATATTGATTATTTAAAAGGAGGAATTCTATGCAGTTATTGCTAGATAAGTTTAAAGAAGTGATATCTTCTGTCTTACCTATCGTCGTCTTTGTATTCGCGCTAGCATTTACCCTGGTTGATGTGCCAGGAGATATGATGGCGAGATTTGCAATTGGTTCAATCCTATTAACACTAGGACTGACCATTTTCCTATTCGGGGTAGATATTGGTATGACGCCAATTGGGAATTATTTAGGTGATTCGATTATTCGATCAAGTTCCCATTTAATCGTACTATTATTATCATTCTTTATAGGGTTTTCGATTACCGTAGCCGAACCAGACCTATTAATTTTGGGCCAGCAAATTTCTGATGCAACGGGTGGCGTTTTAGGGTCACAAACCATTGTTGTCGTTGTATCAATAGGTGTGGGGGTTATGATCGCCCTTGCTGTTTACCGGGTAATGAAAGATGTCGCCTTGAAGTGGTTCTTCCTAGCCGTTTATGCGGTCATCACCTTATTATCAATTTTCGCAGACTCTACCTTCCTAGCGATGTCATTTGACGCCTCTGGTGCAACAACAGGTGCCTTAACTACACCATTTGTATTGGCCTTAGGTACCAGTGTTTCCTCCAAAAAAGGTGGTAAAGGGGCTGAAGATGATTCCTTTGGTTTAGTAGGTGCCATGTCAACAGGACCAATCTTAGCCGTGATGATTATGTCACTAGTTCAAAGTTCATCTTTCCAAAATTCTGATGAAGCTTACCAATATACTGAAGGGATTATCCGTCCGTTCATCGCAAATATTGGTCATACTGTTCAAGAATCAGTAGTTTCACTTATTCCAATTTTAATCCTATTCGCGATTGTGATTTATTTTTATAGAAGAATCAATAAAGGTGAATTACGCCGTATTGCTATTGGGGTTGTCTATGTCTTGATTGGTTTAACTTTCTTCTTAATCGGGGTTAACCAAGGATTTATGGATATGGGTCGTTACTTAGCGACTGAATTAGCCACTAACCACGAAGCCTTACTACCATGGATTGGTCTTGTGATGGGGCTAGTTGTTGTATTAGCTGAACCAGCTGTACACGTACTTGGGGACCAGGTTGAAGACGTAACAGGTGGACATATCCCTAATAAGTTGTTATTATTCTCCTTGTCGATTGGTGTAGGGTTAGCCGTAATGATGTCAATGCTTCGTATTATGGTACCAGGCGTTGAATTGTGGCACTTCCTATTGCCAGGATTTGGCTTATCAATATTATTAAGCTTTTACGTACCCAACCTGTTTACAGGTATCGCCTTCGATGCTGGTGGGGTAGCATCTGGTCCAATGACGGCAACTTTCATTTTGGCCTTTGCACAAGGTGTAGCGGCTACATTGCCACAAGCAGATGTCTTAATAGATGGATTTGGTATCATCGCAATGGT from Aerococcus urinaeequi includes:
- a CDS encoding DUF1538 domain-containing protein; the protein is MQLLLDKFKEVISSVLPIVVFVFALAFTLVDVPGDMMARFAIGSILLTLGLTIFLFGVDIGMTPIGNYLGDSIIRSSSHLIVLLLSFFIGFSITVAEPDLLILGQQISDATGGVLGSQTIVVVVSIGVGVMIALAVYRVMKDVALKWFFLAVYAVITLLSIFADSTFLAMSFDASGATTGALTTPFVLALGTSVSSKKGGKGAEDDSFGLVGAMSTGPILAVMIMSLVQSSSFQNSDEAYQYTEGIIRPFIANIGHTVQESVVSLIPILILFAIVIYFYRRINKGELRRIAIGVVYVLIGLTFFLIGVNQGFMDMGRYLATELATNHEALLPWIGLVMGLVVVLAEPAVHVLGDQVEDVTGGHIPNKLLLFSLSIGVGLAVMMSMLRIMVPGVELWHFLLPGFGLSILLSFYVPNLFTGIAFDAGGVASGPMTATFILAFAQGVAATLPQADVLIDGFGIIAMVAMTPVLMVQILGLIYKLRVKDKKTANKGVN